The following coding sequences lie in one Maniola hyperantus unplaced genomic scaffold, iAphHyp1.2, whole genome shotgun sequence genomic window:
- the LOC138404667 gene encoding uncharacterized protein, giving the protein MLGLCAACNSNVLVTQKRLKCSVGSCGLLYHSECVNYDDTNPSNRATWVCPSCTASKPKQDNSNTPIQGRNRKQLSPDNATVLPPLLGTTSGPNQEIIINEIRNLRREMKEHFENQQVCLNKFDAKLTEVQKEVRDLGGKFCTLKEEVDELTKSVQYLSNAYDDQIGLNAESKKSLENLNMENQNLRSQMTELNSKIDHFEQQARDCNVELQCIPETKNENILTIVQQMASVVACDLTDGSILNFHRVAKMDTQSQRPRNIVVKLSSPRVRDDLLAAVKHFNKKNPQNKLNTSHLGFAGQTIPIYIMEHLSPKNKKLHAATRLAAKEKKYEFVWIRNGRIFVRKNNEAAALWIKNTETLNGLN; this is encoded by the coding sequence ATGCTCGGCTTATGTGCAGCTTGTAATAGCAATGTCTTAGTCACGCAAAAAAGATTGAAGTGCTCTGTCGGGAGTTGCGGTCTACTGTACCATAGCGAGTGCGTAAACTATGACGACACTAATCCATCAAACCGAGCGACATGGGTCTGTCCTTCTTGCACGGCTAGCAAGCCAAAACAAGATAACAGTAATACACCAATTCAGGGCAGAAACCGCAAGCAGCTATCGCCCGATAATGCAACCGTCTTACCGCCACTATTGGGCACGACAAGTGGTCCAAATCAAGAGATCATTATAAACGAGATTAGGAATTTGCGTCGTGAAATGAAGGAACACTTTGAAAACCAACAAGTATGCCTAAATAAGTTCGATGCCAAGCTTACTGAAGTCCAAAAAGAAGTTAGGGACCTTGGAGGTAAATTTTGTACGCTAAAGGAAGAAGTGGACGAGCTAACAAAGTCTGTGCAATACTTGTCTAATGCTTATGATGACCAGATTGGGTTAAATGCAGAATCCAAAAAGTCCCTGGAAAATCTAAATATGGAAAACCAAAACTTGCGATCGCAAATGACGGAACTGAATAGCAAAATTGATCATTTTGAGCAGCAAGCTAGAGATTGTAACGTAGAGCTTCAGTGCATCCCGGAAACAAAAAATGAGAATATTCTCACCATTGTCCAGCAGATGGCATCAGTGGTCGCTTGCGACTTAACAGATGGCAGCATATTGAACTTCCACAGAGTTGCTAAGATGGATACACAGTCCCAACGTCCGCGAAACATTGTAGTGAAGTTGTCTAGCCCAAGAGTACGGGATGACTTGCTTGCGGCCGTAAAACACTTTAACAAGAAAAATCCACAGAACAAGCTGAATACATCTCATTTGGGTTTTGCTGGTCAAACCATACCTATATACATTATGGAACATTTGTCCCCGAAGAATAAAAAGTTACATGCTGCCACTAGACTAGCTGCGAAAGagaaaaaatatgaatttgtGTGGATAAGAAATGGTCGTATATTTGTTCGTAAAAACAATGAAGCTGCAGCACTGTGGATAAAAAATACTGAAACTCTAAACGGCTTAAATTAG